The window TCCAGGCCCTCATCGTCCTCTTCATCGCCGCCGGGGGCTTCCTCCCCCGGTACTTCACCGACCCCCTAAGGGCCGCGGAGGTGGAGCTCAAGGCGGAAAAGGAGGTGAAGGAATGAGCCTGGACGCCGCCTTCCTCACCGCGCTTCTCCTCTCCACCCTGCGCCAGACGGCGCCCCTCCTCCTCACCGCCCTCGGGGGGATGTTCTCGGAGAGGAGCGGGGTGGTGAACATCGCCCTCGAGGGCATCCTCCTCTTCGGCGCCCTCACGGCGGCGGTGGTGGTGGAGCGCCTCGAGGCCGCCTTAGGCCCCGGGCCCCACCCCTGGCTCCCCTGGGTGGGGGTGCTCGCCGCCATGGGGGTAGGGGGCCTGGTGGCCTTCGTCCACGCCCTGGTCTCCATCAAGTACCGCGCCGACCAGATCATCAGCGCCACGGCCATCAATCTCCTGGCCCTAGGCGCCCCGAGCCTCGTCCTCACCTACTTCTACGGCAACGCCACGAGCTCCAAGGAGGTGGCGAACCGCCTCCCCCTCTGGGGCCCCGAGGGCTTCCAGCTTTCCCCCTTGGTCTACGTGGCCTTCCTCCTCGTGCCCCTCACCTGGTGGGTCCTCTTCAAGACCCCCTTCGGCCTCCGCCTGCGGGCCGTGGGGGAGCACCCCGAGGCCGCCGACACCCTCGGGGTGAACGTCCACCGCATGCGCTATGTCGGGGTCGTCCTCTCCGGGGTCCTCACGGGCCTCGCCGGGGCCTACCTCTCCATCGGCTTCCTGAACCAGTTCGTGCGGGGGATGTCGGCGGGGATGGGGTTCATCGCCCTGGCGGCCCTCATCTTCGGGAAGTGGCACCCCGTGGGGATCCTCTTCTCCACCCTCCTCTTCGGCTTCGCCTCGGCCCTCGCCATCCAGCTTCAGGGGAGCGAGATCCTCCCTGCCGTCTTGGTCCAGGCCTTCCCCTACGTGGTCACGGTGCTGGTCCTGGCGGGCTTCATCGGCAAAAGCCGTCCCCCGGCCGCCGTGGGCAAGCCCTACGAGAAGTAGGCGCGAAGCCGCCCCAGGCGGTGGAGGAGCCTCAGGCGGCTCCCGTCCCGGAAGACGAGCTCCACCCCGTTTTCCAGAAAAGCGAAGCCCTGGAGGCGCTCCGCCCCCACCCCCTGGGCGAAGCGGGCGTGGGCGTCCGCCCGGAGGTAGAGGAAGCCCTCCTCAAAGAAGACCTGGGCCTCCGTCCCCTGGCGGTTGAAGACCAGGCGGCGCACCTTCTGGGCGAAGGCCTCCGCCTCCCTCACGGCGCAAAGGTCTCCTCGGCGGGGCGCCCGTAGAGGCCCTTGCCGTAGTAGAGGAGGGCAAGGCCGGGCTTAGGCCTTCCCTTCTCGTCCAGGAGGCCTTCCTCCTCCCAGACCGCCACCACCCGGCCCACGAAGAGGTCGTGGTCGCCGAAGGTGTGGACCTCGAGGAGCTCAAGCTCATAGGCGGCGTAGGCCCCCTCCAGGATGGGCACCCCGGTGTGGCCCAGGAAGTGGGGGGCCTGGCCCTTGTCCACCTCCCGGCCCGAGTGGCTTCCCAGCCAGTGGACGAGGTCTTTCTGCCCGAAGGGGTGGAAGCTCGCCGAGAAGCGGCGGGCCTTTAAGAGGAGCCCGTGGGTGAAGCGCTTGGGGCTGATGGAGACCCCGAAGAGGGGGGGGTCGGCGGAGAGGCCCGTGTTCCACACCGCCGGGCAGAAGTTCACCCTCTCCTCCACCCGCACCCCCACCACGGCGGGGACGCCGGGGTAGTAGTGGTAGAAGCCCGGCAAGGGACCCTGCGCCCGGTAGGACCTCATGCCAGATCCTCCTTGGGAACCTCCAAGGTCTTCCCGTCCTCCAGGTGGAGCTCCACCGTGCCCTTCAGGGGGTTCACCTTCTGCACCTTGCCGCAGAGGCCGGCCTTGGTGCAGACCCGGGCGTTTTTCCGGGGAAGCTCCTTGAGAAGCTCCTGGTAGACGGGGTGCTCGTAGGTGAGGCAGCAGAGAAGCCTCCCGCAGGGGCCCGAGATCTTCTCCGGGTTCAGGGGAAGCTGCTGGTCCCGGGCGAGCTTGATGGACACCTGGGCGAAGCCCTGGAGCCAGGTGGAGCAGCAGGACTCCATGCCGCAGGCCCCCAAGGTCCCAAGGTACTGGGCCTCCTCCCGGGGGCCTTCGGCCACGAACTCAATCCGGGCCCCCAGGGCGCGGGCGAGCTCGGGGGCAAAGCGCCTCAGGTTCACCCGCTCCTCGGCGCTGTAGTGGATGACGAGGTGGCGGCCGTCCAGGGTGAAGTCGCACCCCAGGACCTTGGCCCGCACCCCCTCCTCCCGGAACCGGGCCCGGACGAAGTGGAGGGCCTCCTCCGCCCGGGCGCGGAGCCTCGCGGCCCGGTCCAGGTCCTCCTTGGAGGCGAGCCGCACCACCTCCCCCGAGGCCGGCCGGTCCACGGGGGGGGTGCGGACCCGGCCCACCTCCAGCCCCCGCCCGGTGCGGACCACCACGAAGGCGTCCACGGGCGGGGCCTCCCCCCGGAAGCGGACGTAGCGGAGGACGGGGGTGCGGAAGCGTACGCCCACGGTCATGTCTCTAAGTCTAAGGCCAGCCGGGCGAGGACCAGCTCGGGGCTCACGTACCCCTCCAGGGCCTCCCGCGCCCGCTCCAGGGCAAGGAGGTGCTCCGGGCGCTTTAGGACGGCGTGGAGGGCGTGGACCCCCTCCTCCTCGGCCAAAAGCTCCCGAAGCAAAGCGAGGCGCTCCAGGGGCGGGGCTTTCAGGACCCTTTGCGCCCTGGCCATGCGGGCCCGGTACCCCTCCGGGTCCTGGAGGGCCCTAAGGAGGCGGCCCGGGGCCCCGGCGGCGTAGCGGAGGAGCTCCGGGTCCTGGGTGAGGGCGCGCAGGGCCTCCTCGGGCACGGGGGCGAAGGCCACCTCCGTGGCCCGGGAGGCCAGGGTGGGGAGGAGGGTGGCGCGGCTTGGGGCGATGAGGACGATGCGGGCGTAGGAAGGGGGCTCCTCCAGGAGCTTGAGGAGGGCGTTGGCCGCGGCCTCGGTGAGGAGGTGGGCCGAGTCCAGGATGGCCACCTTCACCCGCTCCCGGGGGTGGCTGGAGCACCACTCCAAGAGGGGCGCCACCTCCTCCAGCCGCACCTCGGCCCGGCCCCGGAGGTCCCGGGCCTTGGGCCCCACCTCGAGGACGTCCGGGTGCTCCCCCAGGGAGGGCGGGGGGAAGCCGCGGTTGAGCCCCCAGGCGTACCAGCGGGCCACGGTGCGCCGCCCCACCCCCTCGGGGCCGGAGAAGAGCAGGGTCTGGGCGGTGAGGCGGGGAAGGAGGGCGAGAACGGCCTCGTGCCCGATTATTGCCCCAGGGTGAGCCGGGTGTAGAGCCATGGGGGAAAGCCCTCCTCCGCAAGGCGGGCGGCCACGCGCTCCAGGTCGTAGGCCACCCGGTAGAAGGCGATCCGGTCCCCCTCCCAAAGGGCGAAGGCCGCCCCCGGGACCCCGTCCCTGGGCTGGCCCACGGAGCCCGGGTTCACCAGGGCCCGCACCGAGGGGGGGAGGACGAGCTCCCCCCCTTCGGGGAAGGCCTGGTAGCGCACCCAGGGGCGGGGGCCCTGGAGCTCCAGAAAGGCCCCCGCCAGGTGGGTGTGCCCGTGGAAGGCGAGCCGGGCCTCGCTGCAGCGGAAGGCCTGCCGGGCGGGGGCCAGGTCGTCCAGGTACTCCCAGGGGTCGCAGGGGCTTCCGTGGACGAGGAGCGCCCCCTCCACCTCCCGCTGCCAGGGCCAGGAGGCGAGGAAGGCGAGGTTTTCGGGGGAGAGGCGGCCCCTTTGCCACTCCAGGATCTCCAGCACCACGCCCTCCACGGGGAGCCGGTCCAGGGCGAGGAGCCAGGCGTCGTGGTTCCCCAGGACGCACTCCGCCCCTACCTCCCGGAGCCAGCCGAGCACCCGGTCCCCATCCGGGTAGTAGCCCACCGCGTCCCCCAGAAAGAGCACCCGGTCAAAGGGGGGGGCGGCCTGGAGCACCGCCTCCAGGGCGGGCCAGTTCCCGTGGATGTCGGAGAGGACCAGGTGGCGCACGGGGTTAGAATAGCATGGGCATGGCCTCGGACCTTTTGGAACGGCTGAGCGAGGACCTCGAGGTCCTCTCCCTCCACACCCGCGCCTACCTGGACGAGTTCGGCACCCTTCTTTGCTATCTGGAGGGGGGAAGGGGCGGGGGCACCACCCTCCTCCACGCCCCCTACACCGAGGCCCTCCCCGTGCTCCAGGCCCTAAACGGCCTCGCCTTCCGGGGCCGGGTCCTCCTCGCCCTGGACCCCTCCCCCCTCTCCCCCACCCTGGAGGGCCTCCCCCTCACCGGGCCCACCCGCGCCCCCCTGGAGCACCTCCTCCGCCGCCACCGCCCGGACCGCCTCCTCCTGGCCTTTTACGGGCAAGGCCTGGGGCGGGGCTTCCCCGGGGGGAAGGAGACGGAGGCGGGCTGGCGGCCCCTCGAGGCCGAGGGCGCGCCCCTCCACCTCCGGGTGCGAAGCCCCACGGGCCTCCTCTACCCCGAGCGCCGGGCCTACCCCGCCTGGGAGAGCCCGCCCCTCCCCGTGGACCTGCCCGAGACCGAGGGCCCCTACCTCGGGGGGGTAGGGCGGGCCCTGGGGGTTCCCACCTACGGGGTGGGGCTGGTAGACTTGAAGGCGAGCTTGGAGGCGCTTTTCCGCCTCTTCTAGGGAGGGAAGTATGGTGTACATCGCGCTGTTCGCCCTGGGTGCGGCCCTGGTGACCCTCTTCTTCTACCTCATCCTCAACCCGCGGGTCCTCACCACGGAAGGGGAGACCTTTGACCTCAGGTTCGTCCTCTTTATGCTCCTCCTCATCCTCCTGGCCGCGGGCACCGTGGCCCTGATGCTCCTCATCGGAAAGGCCCACCACCTGCTCTGAGAACGAGGAAGGCACTCTGGGGGCACCTTGCCCTCCAGGTTGATTATTGGAGGAACTCATGAAGCAGCTTCGCTACTTGTTGGTCCTGAGCCTCGTCGGGGGCACCCTAAGCTTGTCGCAAAGTCAGGATGCCCCCCCTTCCCCTTGGGCCGAGGAAGCGGTGAGGATCCTTGTGGCGAAAGGAGTCTTCATCGGATACCCTGACGGCTCCTTCCGCTGGCGGGAACCCATGACCCGCCAAGAAGCAGCGTTGGCCCTTTACCGCCTACTGGCCGCCTATGGGCTAGACCGGCTTTCCCCCGAGGAGGTGGACCGCCTCCTCAAAGGGGTGGAGGCCTTGCAGAAGGACCTCGAGGCCCAGGCCCGGTCCCTGGCCGCCCTCAAAGAGGAGAAGGAGGCCCTGGAGACCAGGGTACGGGAGCTGGAGGCCAAGCCCGGGGCGGACCCCGAAGCCCTCGAGGCCCTCCGCAAGGAGAAGGACGACCTGGCCCGGCGGGTTCAGGCCCTGGAGGAGGCCCTAAAGGTCCTCGAGGCCGCGCAAAAGGCCCTGGAGGCAAAAAGGCTTGAGGAAAACCTCAAGGGGACGGAAGCCTCCCTGAAGACTCTGGAGGAGCGCCTTAAGGCCCTGGAAGCCCGCCCCCAGGCCGACCCCAAGGAGGTGGAGGCCCTGAGGCGGGCCCAGGAGGAGCTTAAAGGCCGCCTCGAGGCCCTGGAGAAGGCCCGCTCCGCCCAGGAGGAGGCCCTAAGGCGCCTGGAAGAGGCCCTAAAGGACCTCCCCGAAGCCACGCGCCTGGCCCAGGAGGCCCAAGACCGCCTGCAAGCCCTGGAGCCCCGCCTCCAGAGGGCCGAGGAAGGCCTGGAGGCCTTGGAGAACCGGGTCCGGTCCTTGGAGGAAAGGCTTAAAGCTCTGGAGGCCGCCCAGGCCCAGGACCAGGCCCGCCTGAAAGCCCTGGAGGAGGAGGTGGCCGCCCTCAAGCGCGCCCTCACCCCAAGCCGCCTCCCCCTCCACCTGGGCCTCGCCCTCTACCAGGGGGACGTGCAGAGGGACTGGCATGGCCGCCTCTTCCTGGGCCACGACGCCCTCATTGGCCCCTTGGGCCTGCGCTTGGCCTACGAGGCCCCCTTCGCCGAGCCCGCCCAGGGCCTCGCCAGCCTGGACCTCACCTTCCGCGCCTCCTACGGCGACCTGGACGGTTACTTTGGGGTAGGAGG of the Thermus thermophilus HB8 genome contains:
- a CDS encoding DNA polymerase III subunit delta' encodes the protein MALHPAHPGAIIGHEAVLALLPRLTAQTLLFSGPEGVGRRTVARWYAWGLNRGFPPPSLGEHPDVLEVGPKARDLRGRAEVRLEEVAPLLEWCSSHPRERVKVAILDSAHLLTEAAANALLKLLEEPPSYARIVLIAPSRATLLPTLASRATEVAFAPVPEEALRALTQDPELLRYAAGAPGRLLRALQDPEGYRARMARAQRVLKAPPLERLALLRELLAEEEGVHALHAVLKRPEHLLALERAREALEGYVSPELVLARLALDLET
- a CDS encoding metallophosphoesterase family protein, which gives rise to MRHLVLSDIHGNWPALEAVLQAAPPFDRVLFLGDAVGYYPDGDRVLGWLREVGAECVLGNHDAWLLALDRLPVEGVVLEILEWQRGRLSPENLAFLASWPWQREVEGALLVHGSPCDPWEYLDDLAPARQAFRCSEARLAFHGHTHLAGAFLELQGPRPWVRYQAFPEGGELVLPPSVRALVNPGSVGQPRDGVPGAAFALWEGDRIAFYRVAYDLERVAARLAEEGFPPWLYTRLTLGQ
- a CDS encoding flavin reductase family protein, producing the protein MRSYRAQGPLPGFYHYYPGVPAVVGVRVEERVNFCPAVWNTGLSADPPLFGVSISPKRFTHGLLLKARRFSASFHPFGQKDLVHWLGSHSGREVDKGQAPHFLGHTGVPILEGAYAAYELELLEVHTFGDHDLFVGRVVAVWEEEGLLDEKGRPKPGLALLYYGKGLYGRPAEETFAP
- a CDS encoding PSP1 domain-containing protein, with the protein product MTVGVRFRTPVLRYVRFRGEAPPVDAFVVVRTGRGLEVGRVRTPPVDRPASGEVVRLASKEDLDRAARLRARAEEALHFVRARFREEGVRAKVLGCDFTLDGRHLVIHYSAEERVNLRRFAPELARALGARIEFVAEGPREEAQYLGTLGACGMESCCSTWLQGFAQVSIKLARDQQLPLNPEKISGPCGRLLCCLTYEHPVYQELLKELPRKNARVCTKAGLCGKVQKVNPLKGTVELHLEDGKTLEVPKEDLA
- a CDS encoding ABC transporter permease, with translation MSLDAAFLTALLLSTLRQTAPLLLTALGGMFSERSGVVNIALEGILLFGALTAAVVVERLEAALGPGPHPWLPWVGVLAAMGVGGLVAFVHALVSIKYRADQIISATAINLLALGAPSLVLTYFYGNATSSKEVANRLPLWGPEGFQLSPLVYVAFLLVPLTWWVLFKTPFGLRLRAVGEHPEAADTLGVNVHRMRYVGVVLSGVLTGLAGAYLSIGFLNQFVRGMSAGMGFIALAALIFGKWHPVGILFSTLLFGFASALAIQLQGSEILPAVLVQAFPYVVTVLVLAGFIGKSRPPAAVGKPYEK
- a CDS encoding S-layer homology domain-containing protein, whose translation is MKQLRYLLVLSLVGGTLSLSQSQDAPPSPWAEEAVRILVAKGVFIGYPDGSFRWREPMTRQEAALALYRLLAAYGLDRLSPEEVDRLLKGVEALQKDLEAQARSLAALKEEKEALETRVRELEAKPGADPEALEALRKEKDDLARRVQALEEALKVLEAAQKALEAKRLEENLKGTEASLKTLEERLKALEARPQADPKEVEALRRAQEELKGRLEALEKARSAQEEALRRLEEALKDLPEATRLAQEAQDRLQALEPRLQRAEEGLEALENRVRSLEERLKALEAAQAQDQARLKALEEEVAALKRALTPSRLPLHLGLALYQGDVQRDWHGRLFLGHDALIGPLGLRLAYEAPFAEPAQGLASLDLTFRASYGDLDGYFGVGGGLYLGGPSFGQLLVGAGFRLVPHLSLFLEGHQRYLFDSQASQRSTIAFGLALRL